The Caulifigura coniformis genome includes a region encoding these proteins:
- a CDS encoding FHA domain-containing protein, translated as MLRPIRGHADSPLIPLGIGRYVIGSGPEADVRLETKGVDAQHAVLLVGPQRSILKAFSRLTWVNDGVVRECAVRPGDRICIGPVEFEVLKAKPRRRKPAVASEPAPRPAAAPQSLLDTGISGWTTTEVHAAAPRTLLPSTVDTGAASRREKIIGELNAELLSQLAHLVERETVTSARERRLVEQTAQVEGRRRVADERQTELERLQAELSRADLDWRRKSAEFAEQAVQLRAERETLERDRSRLAEEVSRLGSQGQALEERKAALDVREARLDEQQAALEARANQLNVQEQRHAESVAQVLESSKACNEDVQRLAEQRTLLQRTEEQIKIEREQFEQERTEYVSDRDKLFAERAHLATREVEISELRRRIHEQQAELEARDRETLRLHDEAAGQHSLAHDAAAALSEREQRLAEEEESLALQRHVLDERKQELDEQHAAWMLERHTEGARLNAISRDADHESQAEIQLLRTQLGELQARLREERGFWEMERAELAATAEAAAASAAVPVIEATPHEPGSETALSAEIAQLQAQLDEERARFEQARETWETEQDLLLRDRQTLEAEWRRLEARTSELEQAVQAPAPEAAPSVPPPIPQHLWGDFNDQGVQQQETEQSWGAVESHPAHHAEFEDAASDLPHSSDWNEADPDQPHSGFGRYEEFPEGQAFDDQQSLYTSDTADVDGHPYDQTDGDAYQAESTAEHDAPQSGAGDVLSLRAQLAEMFGLQPTVDHEENRAFDDSTPQSQYGVDSEQSFESSEFGSSGFEESASEEEAAGETGGFTAGGFSSPGEEEHDATGEQTDEDIMSAYLARLLKKTPEPEEHRPKPVLAAEPVITPSEADESAQEPEIRQARRLNAEEKETLRANLDSFRELANQQARAAVAKHKSNELKSGMQLTSVVAVLVAVVGAILLSAEFWSSQSYRVYGILCTVVAAGLGVYTLVNGVRIRRLKSIARSTAEMAEALADDEEGELEIPATNPAAGE; from the coding sequence ATGCTGCGTCCCATTCGCGGCCATGCAGACTCCCCCCTGATTCCGCTGGGAATCGGCCGGTACGTGATCGGTTCCGGGCCGGAGGCCGATGTGCGTCTGGAGACGAAGGGGGTCGACGCCCAGCACGCCGTCCTGCTGGTCGGCCCGCAGCGCTCCATCCTCAAGGCCTTCTCCCGTCTCACCTGGGTGAACGACGGGGTGGTCCGCGAGTGCGCTGTCAGGCCCGGAGACCGCATCTGCATCGGGCCCGTCGAATTCGAAGTGCTGAAGGCGAAGCCGCGTCGCAGGAAACCGGCCGTCGCGTCCGAACCGGCCCCGCGCCCCGCCGCGGCCCCACAGTCGCTCCTCGACACCGGCATCTCCGGGTGGACGACGACGGAAGTGCACGCGGCCGCGCCCCGGACACTTCTTCCATCGACCGTTGACACCGGCGCGGCATCGCGGCGCGAGAAAATTATCGGGGAGCTCAACGCAGAGCTTTTGAGCCAGTTGGCCCACCTGGTCGAGCGCGAGACGGTCACCTCCGCCCGCGAGCGTCGCCTGGTCGAGCAGACGGCCCAGGTGGAAGGTCGTCGCCGCGTCGCCGATGAACGGCAGACGGAACTCGAGCGACTGCAGGCGGAACTCTCCCGCGCCGACCTGGACTGGCGCAGGAAGTCGGCCGAGTTTGCCGAGCAGGCTGTCCAGCTTCGGGCCGAGCGTGAGACTCTCGAACGCGACCGTTCCAGGCTGGCCGAGGAGGTGAGCCGGCTCGGCAGCCAGGGACAGGCACTCGAAGAACGAAAGGCCGCTCTCGACGTCCGCGAAGCACGGCTGGACGAGCAGCAGGCCGCACTCGAGGCGCGCGCGAACCAGCTGAACGTTCAGGAACAGCGTCACGCTGAGTCGGTCGCGCAGGTACTCGAGTCGTCGAAAGCCTGCAACGAAGACGTCCAGCGTCTGGCTGAACAGCGGACGCTGCTGCAGCGGACCGAGGAACAGATCAAGATCGAACGCGAACAGTTCGAACAGGAGCGGACCGAATACGTCTCCGACCGCGACAAGCTGTTCGCCGAGCGGGCACACCTCGCCACACGCGAAGTCGAAATCTCCGAGTTGCGCCGCCGCATCCACGAACAGCAGGCGGAACTCGAGGCACGCGACCGCGAGACGCTGCGGCTCCACGACGAAGCCGCCGGGCAGCACTCCCTCGCCCACGACGCGGCGGCGGCGCTCTCCGAACGCGAGCAGCGGCTTGCCGAGGAGGAAGAATCGCTCGCCCTTCAGCGACACGTGCTGGATGAACGGAAACAGGAACTCGACGAGCAGCATGCCGCCTGGATGCTCGAAAGGCACACCGAAGGGGCCCGCCTGAATGCGATCTCCCGCGACGCGGATCATGAGTCGCAGGCCGAAATACAACTGCTGCGGACTCAGCTCGGCGAGCTTCAGGCGCGGTTGAGAGAAGAACGTGGTTTCTGGGAGATGGAACGCGCCGAACTCGCTGCCACCGCCGAAGCGGCCGCTGCGTCGGCCGCGGTTCCCGTCATTGAGGCAACGCCTCACGAGCCGGGCAGCGAGACTGCACTGTCGGCCGAAATCGCACAGCTGCAGGCACAGCTCGACGAGGAACGTGCCCGGTTCGAGCAGGCCCGCGAGACCTGGGAGACCGAACAGGATCTGCTCCTCCGCGATCGCCAGACGCTCGAAGCCGAATGGCGCCGCCTCGAGGCCCGGACGTCTGAACTCGAACAGGCAGTGCAGGCCCCTGCGCCGGAAGCAGCCCCGTCGGTTCCACCGCCGATCCCGCAACATCTCTGGGGAGATTTCAACGACCAGGGCGTGCAGCAGCAGGAGACCGAACAGTCGTGGGGGGCCGTCGAATCACACCCGGCCCACCACGCGGAGTTCGAAGACGCTGCTTCCGACTTGCCGCATTCCTCCGACTGGAACGAGGCCGATCCAGACCAGCCGCACTCCGGTTTCGGGCGTTACGAGGAATTCCCTGAGGGTCAGGCGTTTGACGACCAGCAGTCCCTGTACACGTCCGACACCGCCGATGTCGACGGGCATCCCTACGATCAGACGGACGGCGACGCGTACCAGGCCGAGTCCACTGCGGAGCACGACGCGCCGCAGTCCGGCGCTGGCGACGTTCTTTCGCTGAGGGCCCAACTGGCTGAGATGTTCGGCCTGCAGCCGACGGTCGACCATGAAGAGAACCGGGCGTTCGACGATTCGACTCCTCAGTCGCAATACGGCGTCGACTCTGAACAGTCGTTCGAGTCTTCAGAGTTCGGGTCCTCTGGATTCGAGGAATCGGCGTCTGAAGAAGAGGCAGCAGGGGAAACGGGTGGGTTCACCGCAGGGGGCTTCTCGAGCCCGGGCGAGGAGGAGCACGACGCAACGGGCGAACAGACCGATGAAGACATCATGTCTGCGTATCTTGCCCGTTTGCTCAAGAAAACTCCGGAACCGGAAGAGCATCGCCCGAAGCCAGTCCTCGCCGCCGAACCTGTGATCACGCCCAGTGAGGCGGACGAGTCGGCTCAGGAGCCTGAGATCCGTCAGGCCCGGCGGCTCAATGCCGAAGAAAAGGAGACGCTGCGAGCCAATCTCGACTCGTTCAGGGAACTCGCCAATCAGCAGGCGCGGGCCGCCGTCGCCAAGCACAAGTCCAATGAGTTGAAGAGCGGCATGCAGTTGACGTCAGTCGTCGCGGTCCTCGTCGCCGTGGTCGGCGCGATCCTGCTGTCCGCGGAATTCTGGAGCAGCCAGTCGTATCGCGTGTACGGCATCCTCTGCACGGTGGTGGCCGCTGGACTGGGCGTTTACACGCTCGTCAACGGCGTGCGGATTCGGCGCCTGAAGTCGATCGCCCGGTCCACCGCGGAGATGGCCGAAGCACTCGCCGATGATGAGGAAGGAGAACTCGAGATTCCTGCGACGAACCCCGCCGCGGGCGAGTGA
- a CDS encoding diphosphate--fructose-6-phosphate 1-phosphotransferase, with product MPKNMIVAQSGGPSPVINNTLRGIVETARQMSEIGTVYGGWHGIEGVLKEELMDLSAQCPEEIALLRTTPAAGSVGTCRYKLKEKQNEDFDRIMEIFKAHDIGYFCYIGGNDSMHTAHTVAEIARKRGLDVVGIGGPKTIDNDVGDSEFKLVDHTPGYGSTARYWAHYVQQANEENNGSCPADPVLVMQAMGRKIGYIPAAARLADPNRELPLQIYLAERKTSLEQIHSNVNETLKKHGRCMVVVSEGLDVGDIGIRKDSFGHAQFSASQITVAQIITNYLNEKGLAVKGSARCNVPGTDQRHSMAYASTVDLEEAYYVGQKAALLAGAGEHGYMATILRTDWNNYQVKYDKAPLAEVAEKDRKFPDKWISKDGMDVTDDFLKYARPLIGDDWISVPMINGRMRFAKLKPIFADQKLPKYVPQADRAK from the coding sequence ATGCCCAAGAACATGATCGTCGCCCAGTCGGGCGGCCCGTCTCCCGTCATCAACAACACGCTCCGCGGCATCGTCGAGACCGCTCGCCAGATGTCCGAGATCGGAACGGTCTACGGCGGCTGGCACGGCATCGAAGGGGTTCTCAAGGAAGAGCTGATGGATCTCTCGGCGCAGTGCCCGGAAGAGATCGCCCTGCTCCGCACGACTCCGGCCGCCGGCTCGGTGGGGACCTGCCGCTACAAGCTGAAGGAAAAGCAGAACGAAGATTTCGACCGGATCATGGAGATCTTCAAGGCCCATGACATCGGTTACTTCTGCTACATCGGCGGCAACGACTCGATGCACACGGCGCACACCGTGGCCGAGATCGCCCGGAAGCGCGGACTCGATGTGGTCGGCATCGGCGGTCCGAAAACGATCGACAACGACGTCGGCGACAGCGAGTTCAAGCTGGTCGACCACACCCCGGGCTACGGTTCGACGGCCCGCTACTGGGCGCACTACGTCCAGCAGGCGAACGAAGAGAACAACGGCAGCTGCCCGGCCGACCCGGTGCTCGTGATGCAGGCGATGGGCCGGAAGATTGGCTACATCCCGGCCGCCGCACGTCTCGCCGATCCGAATCGCGAACTGCCGCTGCAGATCTATCTCGCCGAGCGGAAGACGTCGCTCGAGCAGATCCACTCGAACGTGAACGAGACCCTGAAGAAGCACGGCCGCTGCATGGTCGTCGTTTCGGAAGGCCTCGACGTCGGCGATATCGGCATCCGGAAGGACTCGTTCGGCCACGCCCAGTTCAGCGCCTCTCAGATCACCGTCGCCCAGATCATCACGAACTACCTCAACGAGAAGGGCTTGGCCGTGAAGGGTTCGGCCCGCTGCAACGTGCCCGGCACCGACCAACGGCACAGCATGGCCTACGCGTCGACGGTCGACCTCGAAGAGGCGTACTACGTCGGCCAGAAGGCGGCGCTCCTTGCGGGAGCTGGCGAGCATGGCTACATGGCCACGATTCTTCGCACCGACTGGAACAACTACCAGGTGAAGTACGACAAGGCCCCGCTGGCCGAGGTCGCGGAGAAAGATCGCAAGTTCCCGGACAAATGGATCTCCAAGGACGGGATGGATGTCACGGATGACTTTTTGAAATATGCCCGCCCGCTCATCGGCGACGACTGGATCAGTGTCCCGATGATCAACGGCCGCATGCGGTTTGCGAAGCTGAAGCCGATCTTCGCCGACCAGAAGCTGCCGAAGTACGTTCCGCAGGCGGATCGCGCGAAGTAA
- a CDS encoding thioredoxin family protein encodes MATFSRRILCLGVLALVVPGLRALAAEAPPGGIRWQTDLKTAHRLSRETNKPMLFVFGADWCTWCKKLEKSTLTDRELVAYINENFVPIHIDADRDPRVVEILEAEALPCAVVLSPNADLMGRIRGFKDAAGYRAALASTKQATTGVTPVSGTR; translated from the coding sequence ATGGCGACATTCAGCAGGCGAATTCTCTGTCTTGGAGTCCTGGCCCTCGTTGTCCCGGGACTGCGGGCCCTCGCCGCCGAGGCGCCCCCCGGCGGGATTCGCTGGCAGACCGACCTGAAAACCGCCCATCGCCTGTCGCGAGAGACGAACAAACCCATGTTGTTCGTATTCGGCGCCGATTGGTGCACCTGGTGCAAGAAGCTGGAGAAGTCCACGCTGACCGACCGTGAACTCGTCGCCTACATCAACGAGAACTTCGTTCCGATCCATATCGATGCCGATCGCGACCCGCGAGTCGTCGAGATTCTCGAAGCCGAAGCGCTGCCCTGCGCCGTCGTGCTCAGCCCCAATGCCGATCTGATGGGACGCATCAGGGGGTTCAAGGACGCGGCGGGCTATCGGGCCGCACTGGCCTCGACGAAGCAGGCCACAACGGGCGTGACGCCCGTCTCGGGAACCAGGTGA
- the floA gene encoding flotillin-like protein FloA (flotillin-like protein involved in membrane lipid rafts) has translation MAQVDLLAQVGNRPVRSPSQVAIFAVIGIVILLGLVFLILFVRYFKLWLRAFVTRARISPLAIVVMGLRKVNPTAIVDAKISAVQAGLTDISTAAMEAHFLAGGNLQRCIRALIAAHRARIPLDWDTAAAIDLAGRDVLDAVRTSVDPKVIDCPDPRLGRGTLDGVAKDGIQLKARARVTVRTNLSQLIGGATEDTIIARVGEGIVSAIGSCQTHKEVLANPMLIARAVLEKGLDSQTAYEIVSIDIADIDVGDNVGARLQADQAEADVRVARAKAEERRAEAVATEQSMRARTQENRAKVVLAEAEIPRAMADAFRKGAIRLNGDRSHGG, from the coding sequence CTGGCCCAAGTTGACCTCCTGGCCCAGGTTGGAAACCGACCTGTGCGTTCGCCGAGCCAGGTCGCGATTTTCGCCGTGATCGGGATCGTCATCCTGCTCGGGCTGGTGTTCCTGATCCTCTTCGTGCGGTACTTCAAACTCTGGCTGCGGGCATTCGTAACCCGGGCCCGGATCAGTCCCCTGGCGATCGTCGTCATGGGCCTGCGAAAAGTGAACCCGACCGCGATCGTTGACGCGAAGATCAGTGCTGTACAGGCCGGATTGACCGATATCAGCACGGCCGCCATGGAGGCTCACTTCCTCGCCGGCGGTAATCTCCAGCGCTGTATTCGAGCATTGATCGCCGCCCATCGGGCCCGCATTCCTCTCGACTGGGACACTGCCGCGGCGATCGATCTGGCAGGACGTGACGTCCTCGACGCTGTGCGCACGAGCGTCGATCCCAAGGTCATCGATTGTCCTGATCCCAGGCTTGGCCGCGGCACGCTCGACGGTGTCGCGAAAGACGGCATTCAGTTGAAGGCGCGCGCCCGGGTCACTGTCCGCACGAACCTCAGCCAGCTCATCGGCGGGGCGACGGAAGACACCATCATCGCCCGCGTGGGTGAGGGCATCGTGTCGGCCATTGGCTCCTGCCAGACCCACAAGGAAGTGCTCGCCAACCCGATGCTGATCGCCCGGGCCGTGCTCGAGAAGGGGCTCGATTCCCAGACGGCGTACGAGATCGTCTCAATCGACATTGCCGACATCGACGTGGGGGACAACGTTGGCGCCCGTCTGCAGGCTGACCAGGCGGAAGCCGACGTGCGCGTCGCCCGGGCCAAGGCCGAAGAGCGACGGGCGGAAGCTGTCGCGACCGAACAGTCGATGCGGGCCCGTACTCAGGAAAACCGGGCCAAGGTGGTGCTCGCCGAAGCCGAGATTCCGCGGGCCATGGCGGATGCTTTCCGGAAGGGGGCGATCCGCCTGAATGGCGATCGTTCCCACGGAGGCTGA
- a CDS encoding 3-oxoacyl-ACP synthase III codes for MRYTDVCVESFACTLPDDVVTSAEIEARLAPVYERLGLPEGRLELMTGIRERRFYPNGTRPGAVSARTVRKAIEKTHLTAGQIGALVHGSVCRDQMEPATAAGVHRAAGLPSDCMIMDVSNACLGLLNGMLLIADQIELGRIKAGVVVGTETGRDLVEGTISRLLADSRITRKDIKREFASLTIGSGSAAIVLTHRKISQTQRRLLGGAVLADTSNSELCAGGDQAAAMGAAAPQMQTDSEALLHAGIALAEKTWERFQRTLEWSAADVSKCFTHQVGKAHRQLLLEKLGLSQSIDFPTVEFLGNTGAAALPTAAALGYEQGHIAAGDRVALLGIGSGLSCIMLGIEEAR; via the coding sequence ATGCGGTACACTGACGTCTGTGTCGAGTCGTTTGCCTGTACGCTTCCCGACGACGTCGTCACGTCCGCGGAGATCGAAGCCCGGCTTGCCCCGGTTTACGAGCGGCTGGGGCTGCCTGAGGGCCGGCTTGAGCTGATGACGGGCATCCGCGAGCGGCGGTTCTATCCGAACGGGACCCGTCCCGGTGCTGTCAGCGCACGCACCGTTCGCAAAGCGATCGAAAAAACGCATCTCACTGCCGGGCAGATCGGGGCCCTGGTCCACGGCTCGGTTTGTCGCGACCAGATGGAGCCCGCGACTGCTGCGGGCGTCCACAGGGCCGCCGGGCTTCCGTCCGATTGCATGATCATGGACGTCAGCAACGCCTGCCTGGGCTTGCTCAACGGCATGCTGCTGATTGCCGACCAGATCGAACTCGGCCGGATCAAGGCCGGCGTGGTCGTCGGAACCGAAACCGGGCGGGATCTTGTGGAAGGAACGATTTCCCGGCTGCTCGCCGATTCCCGGATCACCCGGAAAGACATCAAGCGAGAATTCGCGTCGTTGACGATCGGGTCGGGATCAGCCGCCATCGTTCTCACCCACCGGAAGATCAGCCAGACGCAGCGCCGTCTGTTGGGGGGCGCTGTCCTCGCCGACACGTCCAACAGCGAACTGTGCGCAGGAGGCGACCAGGCGGCTGCGATGGGGGCCGCGGCCCCGCAGATGCAGACCGATTCCGAAGCCCTCCTGCACGCCGGAATCGCACTGGCCGAGAAAACCTGGGAACGCTTCCAGCGCACACTCGAATGGTCGGCCGCCGATGTCAGCAAGTGTTTCACGCATCAGGTGGGGAAGGCTCATCGCCAGCTGCTGCTGGAGAAGCTGGGCCTGAGCCAGTCGATCGATTTTCCAACGGTCGAGTTCCTGGGCAATACAGGAGCGGCCGCTCTTCCGACCGCCGCGGCTCTAGGGTACGAGCAGGGGCATATCGCCGCGGGCGACCGCGTCGCCCTCCTCGGGATCGGCAGCGGCCTCAGCTGCATCATGCTGGGCATCGAAGAGGCCCGCTGA
- the hisI gene encoding phosphoribosyl-AMP cyclohydrolase has product MSASASAPDFQKTELIPVIAQDDATGDVLMLAYMNHEAYEETLKTGRVVYYSRSRKKLWRKGEESGNVQELKSLWFDCDADTLLVRVNQIGGAACHEGYRSCFFRKIDPTSGAISVVGSRVFDPQAVYGKK; this is encoded by the coding sequence ATGTCCGCGTCCGCCTCTGCTCCCGATTTCCAGAAGACCGAACTGATCCCCGTCATCGCGCAGGATGACGCGACGGGCGACGTGCTGATGCTGGCCTATATGAATCACGAAGCGTACGAGGAGACGCTCAAGACGGGGCGCGTCGTTTATTACAGCCGCAGCCGGAAGAAGCTGTGGCGAAAGGGAGAAGAGAGCGGCAACGTGCAGGAGCTGAAGTCGCTGTGGTTCGATTGCGATGCCGACACCCTGCTCGTCCGGGTGAACCAGATCGGTGGCGCGGCGTGCCACGAGGGTTATCGTTCCTGCTTCTTCAGGAAGATCGACCCGACGTCAGGCGCCATCAGCGTCGTCGGCAGCCGGGTCTTTGACCCGCAGGCGGTCTACGGAAAGAAGTAG
- a CDS encoding SDR family NAD(P)-dependent oxidoreductase gives MDLKLAGKRTLVTGSTKGIGLAIATTLAQEGARVILNGRSAASVAEAREQLRRNAPSATVDDFVGDLSDAAVAARLYEAFPEVDILVNNLGIFEPKPFEEIPDADWRRFFEVNVLSGVRLSRLYLPGMKQRNWGRIVFISSESGVQIPSEMIHYGMTKTAQLAVSRGLAETCAGTAVTVNAVLPGPTRSAGVDEFVSQLSKGKPFDQFEQQFFEEMRPTSLLKRFATTEEVASLVAYVCSPLASATNGAALRVDGGVIRSCF, from the coding sequence ATGGACCTCAAGCTCGCAGGAAAGCGGACGCTTGTGACCGGTTCCACGAAAGGGATCGGCCTCGCGATTGCGACGACGCTCGCGCAGGAAGGGGCCAGAGTCATTCTGAACGGCCGCTCCGCGGCGTCGGTGGCAGAGGCGCGCGAGCAACTGCGCCGGAATGCTCCGTCCGCGACCGTAGATGACTTCGTCGGCGATCTCTCCGATGCGGCAGTCGCCGCGCGGCTCTACGAGGCGTTTCCCGAAGTCGACATCCTCGTGAACAACCTGGGGATCTTCGAACCCAAGCCGTTCGAGGAGATTCCCGACGCCGATTGGCGTCGCTTCTTTGAAGTCAACGTCCTCAGCGGCGTTCGCCTGAGCCGTCTGTATCTGCCCGGAATGAAACAGAGGAACTGGGGGCGGATCGTCTTTATCAGCAGCGAAAGCGGCGTGCAGATTCCTTCGGAGATGATTCACTACGGCATGACGAAGACCGCGCAGCTGGCCGTTTCGCGGGGACTGGCCGAAACCTGTGCCGGCACTGCCGTCACCGTCAACGCCGTGCTTCCCGGGCCGACGCGCTCGGCCGGCGTCGACGAATTCGTCAGCCAGCTGAGCAAGGGCAAGCCGTTCGATCAGTTCGAGCAGCAGTTCTTCGAGGAAATGCGACCGACCTCGCTGCTGAAACGCTTCGCCACCACGGAGGAAGTCGCCAGCCTCGTCGCCTATGTCTGCAGCCCTCTCGCGTCGGCCACCAACGGCGCGGCGTTGCGGGTCGATGGCGGAGTCATCCGCTCCTGTTTCTGA
- a CDS encoding carbon storage regulator, translated as MLVLTRKTAETIQIGNDVVIKVIYCGRGRVKIGVEAPGDVRVVRGELLEPAAIKRLLNVTVENTRPAAVPVA; from the coding sequence ATGTTGGTCCTGACCCGCAAGACTGCTGAAACGATTCAGATTGGCAACGACGTTGTGATCAAAGTGATCTACTGCGGCCGAGGCCGGGTGAAGATCGGTGTCGAAGCTCCGGGAGACGTGCGTGTCGTCCGGGGGGAATTGCTCGAGCCGGCTGCCATCAAGCGGCTGCTCAATGTCACCGTCGAGAACACCCGCCCCGCCGCTGTCCCGGTCGCCTGA
- a CDS encoding S41 family peptidase: MTARSTLTKIHSKLFQLITGLLLLAAVVAAESPVVKTSVTTPSFNPETSALLSAPTADEDLLSVGEEFHPEVGIGPPTRVTRTALRPEAGSNSNFVLPMQPGAPVLGGQSIGGRIGQQWNVPEPAPYAPKTPSQTERTPQEKIAARALDSRMVGFQQTASFNQIANLFTEASRMIDARHVNPPSYEQRTSAALANVAHAISSPEFLQANRVNPNPQAVAALQQELMQMAQSQPARSSGEALGLMQWAAEMASQRIGVRREAIALEFLNGTLDSLDRYSAFVPAKTQMGPSAALEERIVGIGVELKTHDRGVLVMSVIDNGPAAGAGLRKGDVIVAINGRSLGGLGLSQAADLIGGPQGSAVQMVVDRQGQQFQASVVRRSVYVSSVVDAKFLDSSRTIGYVRIKQFSDSTSEDLAKEMAKLHNAGMKSVVLDLRGNPGGLLTECVEVSDQFLPAGTIVMTKGRTSGDNSSYSAKRAGTWSMPLVVLVDDHSASASEIFAAAVQENGRGVVVGRNSYGKGTVQTHFPLQSVSGELKLTTAKFYSPSGREMSGHGVQPDVQVSKAPGAIETDEMRDPDLLAALRVMQGGRPAQLAQEAGQVNRHLGGTFGR, translated from the coding sequence ATGACTGCTCGATCCACTCTCACCAAGATCCACTCGAAGTTGTTTCAGCTGATCACCGGCCTGCTGCTGCTCGCGGCGGTTGTCGCCGCCGAATCTCCGGTCGTGAAAACCTCGGTCACGACTCCTTCCTTCAACCCCGAGACCAGTGCGTTGCTGTCAGCTCCCACGGCTGACGAGGACCTGCTTTCTGTCGGCGAAGAGTTTCATCCGGAGGTGGGCATCGGCCCGCCGACTCGTGTGACCCGCACGGCCTTGAGGCCTGAGGCGGGGAGCAACTCGAACTTCGTCCTTCCCATGCAGCCGGGCGCTCCCGTCCTGGGTGGGCAGTCGATCGGAGGCCGAATCGGCCAGCAGTGGAATGTTCCGGAGCCGGCGCCCTACGCCCCGAAGACTCCTTCGCAGACCGAGCGGACTCCCCAGGAGAAGATCGCGGCCCGGGCGCTCGATTCGCGGATGGTCGGATTTCAGCAGACCGCTTCGTTCAACCAGATCGCCAACCTGTTCACCGAAGCATCGCGGATGATCGACGCCCGGCATGTGAATCCTCCTTCCTACGAGCAGCGGACCTCGGCCGCCCTGGCCAATGTGGCCCACGCCATCTCCAGCCCCGAGTTCCTGCAGGCCAACCGTGTGAATCCGAACCCGCAGGCCGTTGCGGCCCTGCAGCAGGAACTCATGCAGATGGCTCAATCGCAGCCGGCACGCAGCTCGGGCGAAGCCCTGGGCCTGATGCAGTGGGCCGCGGAAATGGCCAGCCAGCGGATCGGAGTCCGTCGTGAAGCGATTGCCCTCGAATTCCTGAACGGCACCCTCGATTCGCTCGATCGGTACTCCGCCTTCGTCCCGGCGAAAACCCAGATGGGACCGAGTGCGGCCCTCGAAGAACGGATTGTCGGCATCGGCGTGGAACTGAAGACGCATGACCGCGGCGTGCTGGTGATGAGCGTGATCGACAACGGTCCTGCGGCCGGAGCCGGTCTGCGGAAAGGGGACGTGATCGTGGCCATCAACGGCCGCAGCCTGGGGGGCCTCGGCCTCAGCCAGGCGGCGGACCTGATCGGCGGACCCCAGGGTTCGGCGGTGCAGATGGTGGTCGACCGTCAGGGGCAGCAGTTCCAGGCCTCGGTTGTTCGCCGGTCGGTGTATGTCAGCAGTGTGGTTGATGCGAAGTTCCTCGATTCGAGCCGCACGATCGGTTACGTCCGGATCAAGCAGTTTTCAGATTCCACCTCGGAGGACCTGGCCAAGGAGATGGCGAAGCTGCACAACGCCGGGATGAAGTCGGTTGTGCTCGACCTGCGTGGGAATCCAGGCGGACTGCTGACCGAGTGCGTCGAAGTCAGCGACCAGTTTCTCCCCGCCGGCACGATCGTGATGACGAAAGGCCGCACGTCGGGTGACAACTCGAGCTACTCGGCCAAACGCGCCGGAACCTGGAGCATGCCGCTGGTCGTCCTGGTCGACGATCACAGTGCCTCGGCGAGCGAGATTTTCGCGGCCGCAGTCCAGGAAAATGGTCGCGGAGTGGTGGTGGGCCGGAACTCCTACGGCAAGGGAACCGTGCAGACGCACTTCCCGCTGCAGTCGGTTTCGGGAGAACTGAAGCTGACGACCGCCAAGTTTTACTCCCCGAGCGGTCGTGAAATGTCGGGACACGGCGTGCAGCCGGATGTCCAGGTCTCCAAAGCACCGGGGGCGATCGAGACGGACGAGATGCGTGATCCAGATCTCCTGGCGGCCCTGCGGGTGATGCAGGGCGGGCGGCCCGCGCAGCTCGCCCAGGAGGCCGGACAGGTCAACCGCCACCTCGGCGGAACCTTCGGCCGGTGA